Sequence from the Ooceraea biroi isolate clonal line C1 chromosome 5, Obir_v5.4, whole genome shotgun sequence genome:
ATGAAGCGTTATCAATAGCCTCGTGGAAAATAAATCCCGACGCCCCTGCGGAAAGCCACTTTTCATGCTGTCCTCCAGGAGGAGGGTGGAAATCGTGCGCGTTTCCGATCCCAACTTGCCGCGTTCTGCGGGTAACGATGTGGAACTATTGCGTTTTCGGAGGCCCGAATTCGTATGCATTTTCGTCGCTGTCGTATATATTGACGTGCCGGGCACGTGTCGGAAACACGGCGTGCGCCAACGAGGCGCACACGATCCCGCGAAAGGGAGAGCTCGGGCTCGAAAGTCACGTAGCGGGGTTACGACCTCGTGTGGCTTTGACATTCTAAAATTGGAAGAAGCTTAAGAGCGTCAGGCCCAGCGCACGGTTGCCCCGGCCGGTTGAGGTATTCCTCGAAAATTTTTTACGACCACGGAGACGTCGTTTTCTACATCGTTGGCGCGGGACGCGCATGCCACGGAAGAGCTCTCGTTGAGTGGCTAAGTACGCCAAGTAATCCGGGGAAAGGGAAAAATTGCCCATAATTCAGATACGAAGCGGCGGCAGCCGGCGCGTAGCCGTAGCCACGTTTTACTACGCGCGGCCGGTTTTACTTTCGGGAATTTCATCTTCTGCGGTCGTGTTTGCTTACGCTCGCTGTATCCGGAACGACGGCGCTCGTAAAGCAACGGCGGTTCATATTATTTGCGTAAGCGCACCCCCGCGCGATATTCTCGAGCACGGGCCGTGCACCCTCGCGTAATTTGATCTGTAAGCCGCGAACAGCGCTTCGCTTAAATACCCGTTGCATTGCGGCGTGATCTCGGTCGATCGTATTAAACGGCTTTCCACACCGCGGTTTTCGACCTGTTCCCTCCTTCCCCCGTTTACCCCTTCCTATGTACGCGTCGCtaacttgaaattattattccgcgCGGAGCATGTTCGCGTTGCTTTTATTGCGTACGTTAATGGCAGCGATAATAATGATCGGAATCTTTATGGCCGTACGAAATAACGCGCAGCTGTAAAACGATAAACTGACGCGCTAAAGAAAACGAGCGCGCAAAGGAAACGAGCGTGTCGCCGGCGTAAATGGAGGGGAACCTTAAAACTTTCCTATAGAGCTCGTAATATTTAGCGACGACCGCGGGAGCGCTTAACGCTCCTCCTCTTGGCGCCTTTTGTCGTCGCGAGAGAAGTCTCGcgtaaaaagtaaataaaagttATGGCGTTAAGTATTCATGAAGAAACGACGTGGTCGGCCGGTCCACATGAAAGCTAAACTGACTAATAATTGTTCGAGGTTCTCGCACCGTAATAGGCGCAGTATTGTCCGGGTGTTTGAGGGGAGAGAAATTTTCCCGCGATCCTCGATTGTCTGCTTTGTAAGGAACTAATaatgagcgagagagagagagagagataatggGGGAGATGTAATAAGTCGCAATATGTAATTCTTCCAGCGAATCGTCAGATGGACGTAGCCTTATATGTCGGTCTAACGGTTGCCTGCGTGGTAATTGGCGGCTTGGCGATCTTTCTGGCGAGACTCCTGCGACGCAAAGGTCGCGATCACTCCTTGTACTCGATGGCTCGTAATGGTAAGCATTTCCGAGGTAAAAACCTAGATAAAACGTGGCGCCAAAACTTTTctcgtgaaaaagaaaaatacgacACGCCTCTTGCTTGAACCAGAACCAGCCGCGCGAAATGCAAGACTTTGATTCGTGTAGAGATTAAACTTTCTCTCTGCGATTATCCTATAGCTAGTCTACTATTAATTACACGCATAATGAAAAAACGTTCTTATCGTCATACGTCATTTTAATCggagtaaaattattttgtgccCCGTATCATCCAGAGATTACACGTTATCTCTAAATCGCTCGTACATCAGCCGATTAGAAATTAGCAAGATACTATTTCGAGATCGATAAAAGTATTCGCCACTTTCATTCGTGGAAGCCCGCATGATTAATGATCTCTCACGCAAGCTAAGCGGAAATGTCTGAAATATCTTTCAAATATCGCTAATCTCTCTGGCAAGATTTATCATAACCACGAATGAAAGGCGCGAGCCCTCCGTCGTTGTCACACCGTAGAATATCGGAATAGTATCTCGGCGGCGTTTGTCCGCAGCGCGCAGAGATACCCACGAGCCGTGCGTCGGCCGTGTGCGTTTCAGAATTCCAGCCGGAGTTCTTCCCGGACCAGGACAAGAAACTGAGCCTGCAGCCGGATGTGACGGCGACGAGTGTGCCGGCCTGCTACGAGTATCCTTTCGACCCGAAGCTGTCGATGTCGAGATCCCTCTCAGAACACCATTACGACGTGCCGCACTTGTCGATTGCGCCCCAGCCGTCGCCGATGTCGCCCACGCCGAGTACGTCGACCCAGGAATCCTGCAGCGACAAGCAGATCCATTCCGACAGCGAGAACAGTGTCACTAGCTCGTACCCCTCCTCGGATTCGACGTATAACGTCGCCTCGGAGAGCGTGCGGCTGCCGAAGCTCGAGGCCGGAAACGTCGCCAGGGCGGCAGTGAACACGCGCGGCGCCCTGTTGGTGCTCCCAGACTCCGGGATTTCCATGTCGGTGCCCGAGGGAGCTGTTCCGAAGCCGCTGCGGGAGGAGCTCTACCTGGCCGTGCTCAACGAGGATCGTTACAGACCCCGATTACCCGGTGAGTTGCAAATTATTCATGACGTTACGCCGCGGGAGCCAGCGGCCGGATGCTGGGCTTTTATGATCGCAGCTGCAAACGCCTACTCCGCGCGTACGCCCAAGTACATTCGCGATAGcgcgatgttatttttatatcaacgCCGTTCCGCACGTGCTTCGAGTTATATCCCTGCGTTTCGATATAGGCCAATATAGGGCACCGCGAAAGACTCGACGCCGACGAACGTTGATGGATAATATCATCCGCGGCGCTTGTCGATCTCCGCCTACTTCGTTTTGTTGTTGATCGAAAAAATCGCGGGTGTATGTATTACGCGTGTTCAGCGCGATTAATCAAGCGAACTCAATTTGACGTGATCGGCAACAACAACGCGCTGATAATGATAACAGCACAATAACGGCTTTTAAAAGTCTGATAATTAGCATGGTATCGCACTCGCTATTCTTCCCGTCGTATCTGTTCGAATCCTCGATTCCGTCTTCTTCCCCTACAGACGGGATAACCCAGTTATCGGCTGTGGTGACCTGCGGCCCGTCGTCCGCGACCTTCAACAAGCCTGTGATCCTCCAATTCGAGCACTGTGCCATGTTGCACCCCGCAACCTGGGAACTGAGCGTTTGGGCATGCGACGGCGTTAATGTCGACGACGGCTCCTCATCGATGACGTCAAAAGACCATCAGTCAATTACGTGGACCAGGGTGCTGACTCTGGGCAACGAGACTATCAACACACCGCTGTTCACGCAGCTGGATCACGCGGAGGCTTTCATCGTGACCGAGCAGCTTCGCGGTTACGTGCTAGCCGGTCAGAGCTGTGAGAATTCGATTGCCACGAAACGACTACGACTGGCACTGTTCGCCAGTCAGGCTGGCCAGTGTTGCGTTCGGGTTTACGCCGTGGAAGACACGAAGGCGGCCATGAAGGCCATCATTGATCGTGAGTCGCAGATCAGAGGCTACCTGTTGGACAAACCGCGTACGTTGCTGTTCCAAGACAACGGAGAGTCGCTCTGCGTCAGCCTCGAAGAAGTCGGCAACGAGTGGCAGAGCAAGTCGCCCACCGAGCGTCAGGAAGTCCCGTTCCGAGACATTTGGAACTGCCAGGAGAACGCCAAGCACGTGACCTTCGGCCTGGATACGGCCTTTGGCCCGACCACCACGAGGAGCTACAAGCTGCAAGTCTCGCAAGGAAACTCGGACACGAGGCAGGTCTTCAGAATCGTTTACGACGGCGCGAAACAGTTGATCTCGTCGGGTAGCGTCACGAGACCGCTCAGGGAAGTCACCGTGGTCAGCAGCGGACACGCCAACAATGCCACGACGGACTCCACCACGCTGCGGCCGTTCCGCTTTACGAGATCCTTGAGGAAGCAGCTCTGCCAGTGCCTGGACCCGCCGAACGCTCTGGGAAACGATTGGCGAATGTTGGCGCAGAGGCTTCAGGTCGACAGGTTGGTAACCCGGCCAATAGCTTTCTCTCCGTCTTGCTTGCTTTATAGATCCTTAATAAATCCTCCATTTAGACATGAAATACGTTCACACGCCGCGATAAAACACGCGAGAGCAAGCTATTTCTTCCATAAATCAATCGTATCATCAATAATCGACAATTCAGTAAAAATCGGATGATTTCTCCGGATTACATTACTTTTCCTGCATCCTAAATTTAAGAttgctatttttatcatatctgAGAAAGTTTTGTGACGATCGATGTCGAGTCGCGCTCGTCTAGTTACGTATATAGATCTTTTCCCAAATGCCTTTCGCCAGCGGTATATCCGCCCGTAGCGCTTTCCTCAGTAATCACGCGGCCGGTGTCTTCGCTCGTGTAACAGGTACATCAATTACTTCGCGACCAAGGCTAGCCCGACCGAGCACATTCTGGATCTGTGGGAAGCAAGGCACCGGGAACCGACAGCGGTGACGGATCTACTGAACCACCTCAGAGTGATGGGTAGAACCGACGCCGCCACGATTCTGGAGGCGCAGCTCGGCCCGTGGCTCTGAACAAAATGGAGAACCGGATCTTGGAAAGTGTTTCCAGCGGTGAGTGAAAGTTCGTTGCACGCCCACCCGCGATCACGGGCGATCAGTGAATCGGTGGGTGATCGAGCAGCGATCGGTGAACTCGAGATCGACGTCCACAAGTGAGCACAGTGAGTCGGATCGCTGGACCGCGCGAGTGAGAGGAAGGGCGAAGGGatgaaagaggaggagaatgAGGAGAACTCGGTTCTCCGAACGGACTCATCGAAACACTGCCTTAATTGTGCGCGACAAAAGCGCACTGGTACTTTGTAAATAAACGTGAGTTAGCGGGAAGCTCAAAGATCCCCCTTTAGGAAGGGATCCCACGGGCGCGTGAAGGACCACGGCCCGAGAAATGCTTATCCGAGAGGCTCAAGAGCGTGGTCCGTCAAGGGAAACCGTATATAATCGTGACGAAGTAATTAGGGACTGTGCATTTAGACggatgtacatgtacatacatgctAAGAACACGCGCGCAGATGCAGATGGGATATATCCATTCTAGATggatgtttatatatataaatatatgttatatatatatacatatagattatatatacaggacACCAAGTATAAAGTTCGAGCGGATCGGCAATACCAATCCGCGACACCTCGACGCGATGACGTAATTTTTCATCGATTTGTTAGCATGAACGCACGCGAGCACGAGCgggtgattattatttttcagagaATCGTGCCAAAAT
This genomic interval carries:
- the LOC105286482 gene encoding netrin receptor UNC5C isoform X1; this encodes MRPKSCSLFLLFCVLLPGVVRPFTSGEEGEDAAEDEDSYLLEEDDVPSATIASDTELISEGGVHLPVFLTEPVNSFVVKNKPATLHCKAAHALEIYFRCNNERVKDSQQQDFVDPHTGTRIVDCELNVTRDHIEEYFGKDKFKCDCIAWSGSGQIKSQPAIIDVAYLKKQFESPPYSVSVEAGQSTELRCLPPVGVPPPRVYWLRNNIPVDTESDTLLVSSEGHLLIGQAKLSHQANYTCVAENIAAKRLSEPVSLTVYVNGGWSSWSSWSECHSRCAKGGQKRTRTCTNPAPMNGGQPCLGPSQQKMDCNTACPAGALEEFTNTLVVDGGWSRWSAWSVCGSDCTHTRRRTCDEPPPSHGGRPCQGRDISVANCTGGMCNVGNAKVGGAHLTEEANRQMDVALYVGLTVACVVIGGLAIFLARLLRRKGRDHSLYSMARNEFQPEFFPDQDKKLSLQPDVTATSVPACYEYPFDPKLSMSRSLSEHHYDVPHLSIAPQPSPMSPTPSTSTQESCSDKQIHSDSENSVTSSYPSSDSTYNVASESVRLPKLEAGNVARAAVNTRGALLVLPDSGISMSVPEGAVPKPLREELYLAVLNEDRYRPRLPDGITQLSAVVTCGPSSATFNKPVILQFEHCAMLHPATWELSVWACDGVNVDDGSSSMTSKDHQSITWTRVLTLGNETINTPLFTQLDHAEAFIVTEQLRGYVLAGQSCENSIATKRLRLALFASQAGQCCVRVYAVEDTKAAMKAIIDRESQIRGYLLDKPRTLLFQDNGESLCVSLEEVGNEWQSKSPTERQEVPFRDIWNCQENAKHVTFGLDTAFGPTTTRSYKLQVSQGNSDTRQVFRIVYDGAKQLISSGSVTRPLREVTVVSSGHANNATTDSTTLRPFRFTRSLRKQLCQCLDPPNALGNDWRMLAQRLQVDRYINYFATKASPTEHILDLWEARHREPTAVTDLLNHLRVMGRTDAATILEAQLGPWL
- the LOC105286482 gene encoding netrin receptor UNC5C isoform X2 encodes the protein MRPKSCSLFLLFCVLLPGVVRPFTSGEGEDAAEDEDSYLLEEDDVPSATIASDTELISEGGVHLPVFLTEPVNSFVVKNKPATLHCKAAHALEIYFRCNNERVKDSQQQDFVDPHTGTRIVDCELNVTRDHIEEYFGKDKFKCDCIAWSGSGQIKSQPAIIDVAYLKKQFESPPYSVSVEAGQSTELRCLPPVGVPPPRVYWLRNNIPVDTESDTLLVSSEGHLLIGQAKLSHQANYTCVAENIAAKRLSEPVSLTVYVNGGWSSWSSWSECHSRCAKGGQKRTRTCTNPAPMNGGQPCLGPSQQKMDCNTACPAGALEEFTNTLVVDGGWSRWSAWSVCGSDCTHTRRRTCDEPPPSHGGRPCQGRDISVANCTGGMCNVGNAKVGGAHLTEEANRQMDVALYVGLTVACVVIGGLAIFLARLLRRKGRDHSLYSMARNEFQPEFFPDQDKKLSLQPDVTATSVPACYEYPFDPKLSMSRSLSEHHYDVPHLSIAPQPSPMSPTPSTSTQESCSDKQIHSDSENSVTSSYPSSDSTYNVASESVRLPKLEAGNVARAAVNTRGALLVLPDSGISMSVPEGAVPKPLREELYLAVLNEDRYRPRLPDGITQLSAVVTCGPSSATFNKPVILQFEHCAMLHPATWELSVWACDGVNVDDGSSSMTSKDHQSITWTRVLTLGNETINTPLFTQLDHAEAFIVTEQLRGYVLAGQSCENSIATKRLRLALFASQAGQCCVRVYAVEDTKAAMKAIIDRESQIRGYLLDKPRTLLFQDNGESLCVSLEEVGNEWQSKSPTERQEVPFRDIWNCQENAKHVTFGLDTAFGPTTTRSYKLQVSQGNSDTRQVFRIVYDGAKQLISSGSVTRPLREVTVVSSGHANNATTDSTTLRPFRFTRSLRKQLCQCLDPPNALGNDWRMLAQRLQVDRYINYFATKASPTEHILDLWEARHREPTAVTDLLNHLRVMGRTDAATILEAQLGPWL
- the LOC105286482 gene encoding netrin receptor UNC5C isoform X3, with the translated sequence MRPKSCSLFLLFCVLLPGVVRPFTSGEEGEDAAEDEDSYLLEEDDVPSATIASDTELISEGGVHLPVFLTEPVNSFVVKNKPATLHCKAAHALEIYFRCNNERVKDSQQQDFVDPHTGTRIVDCELNVTRDHIEEYFGKDKFKCDCIAWSGSGQIKSQPAIIDVAYLKKQFESPPYSVSVEAGQSTELRCLPPVGVPPPRVYWLRNNIPVDTESDTLLVSSEGHLLIGQAKLSHQANYTCVAENIAAKRLSEPVSLTVYVNGGWSSWSSWSECHSRCAKGGQKRTRTCTNPAPMNGGQPCLGPSQQKMDCNTACPVVDGGWSRWSAWSVCGSDCTHTRRRTCDEPPPSHGGRPCQGRDISVANCTGGMCNVGNAKVGGAHLTEEANRQMDVALYVGLTVACVVIGGLAIFLARLLRRKGRDHSLYSMARNEFQPEFFPDQDKKLSLQPDVTATSVPACYEYPFDPKLSMSRSLSEHHYDVPHLSIAPQPSPMSPTPSTSTQESCSDKQIHSDSENSVTSSYPSSDSTYNVASESVRLPKLEAGNVARAAVNTRGALLVLPDSGISMSVPEGAVPKPLREELYLAVLNEDRYRPRLPDGITQLSAVVTCGPSSATFNKPVILQFEHCAMLHPATWELSVWACDGVNVDDGSSSMTSKDHQSITWTRVLTLGNETINTPLFTQLDHAEAFIVTEQLRGYVLAGQSCENSIATKRLRLALFASQAGQCCVRVYAVEDTKAAMKAIIDRESQIRGYLLDKPRTLLFQDNGESLCVSLEEVGNEWQSKSPTERQEVPFRDIWNCQENAKHVTFGLDTAFGPTTTRSYKLQVSQGNSDTRQVFRIVYDGAKQLISSGSVTRPLREVTVVSSGHANNATTDSTTLRPFRFTRSLRKQLCQCLDPPNALGNDWRMLAQRLQVDRYINYFATKASPTEHILDLWEARHREPTAVTDLLNHLRVMGRTDAATILEAQLGPWL